A stretch of Lewinella sp. 4G2 DNA encodes these proteins:
- a CDS encoding gliding motility-associated C-terminal domain-containing protein has translation MTSFSKLFTISLLLLCGNQVVAQCNAAADAGEPIVICPDASGAGLAGTVDLVGGELLSVEWSPATAVTSADQVMTTFTGDETTTMTFSASVIYSDNNLLVNGDFESPGMVWTTEYEPGPGGAFGPLSAEGTYVVDVNASNTHSNFAACDDHTGGGQMLVVNGATQPNEEIYCQEVTVDPNTDYALRAWVQSVISENPARLQFSVNGQLIGNLFRPSSSVCNWGQFDDRWNSGTATTARMCIVNQNTQSSGNDFAIDDLYFGPICEVTDDVLVTVVEAEIELDDEFTLPCNIPSGGTELDATGTTTGANYSYLWTTDANGNIVSGATTLTPSVDQPGNYTLTLSYDDGTTVCTESATILVRANPNIPSAVANEDGILTCSNDRVTLSAAGSSSGSSVSYFWEATVGGNIVGSTSGLTVQVDQPGTYTLTVVGFMGCTATRTVEVLQDLSTPIMSIEPVGNISCDQPEVIIDGGASEVGSNITSSWVASNGGTFVTGQNGYTPTVSSAGTYTFRLTNTDTGCFTEQDVIVTETAGEVTAQANATGEINCDGTGLAMLSGVGSTTGTGISYQWTSTDGSFSGPTNGLMATATSAGTYVLTVTSAGGCTNSTFTTVTSTDFDVPITLTSPLPFTCDRAQININADVMTSDPITYQWSTADGNIVQGGDSANPLIDQPGTYVLTVTNTITNCTASEAITIDPVAGLPVANANEDLRLTCTTTQVFLNATGSSTGPEFTSVYQDADENVLPTIAITEAGLYRLIVTNTDTDCQAIDTVMVFADTIAPNAPINTPGLEITCDRPELLIGTDQFGLGYTFQWSTPDGTFSGLPTAPSIAVEGPGTYTLVTTDPSNGCTDESTVTITVNNAIPDLNIADVSIIDCQNPTQELMATDVGTGSFEYVWTTTGGNILQDGNTLTPLIAAGGDYQLIATNPGTGCADTLNVVVDENGAPPPAAITGDDLLTCDLPQVDLSAAGVIPGDSITYTWSTTDGTLASDPVATSAAATGPGTYLLTVVNINSGCQSVASVTLLQDITAPENSLDQNSYALTCNTNSVILEGLTTPVSGLEYTWTAPAGNTQQTSATSQLLADVTGDFTLSVRNPVNGCVTERTVPVVVDRAVNAVSLTTSGQINCRDAQIDLLGSVADPAGDFFPRFIDASGNPVSATDLTASVSTIGRYGLIVTNSVNGCMDTAYVDVTESFTPPVANAGSPFMLNCRNPEIALDGTGSTPGDTIVYAWSSVTGNIVSGAGTAAPTVDAAGQYRLVVLNTVNGCSADDAVVITENFSAPTVDMALSQVLSCGQPEQTLVPMTGSTVGTDYAWFEGNVNGTPVVTTPDLTVAEAGTYVLVATSRNTGCETTRTVTVTEDKTIPVASITGPDELNCTRTSLALEGQSAAGNATFAWSTTDGVVTGDPRATQIDLSVPGTYQLITLNPDNGCTDTVRTIVAIDTMAPEVRLMPVLQLNCANPTTELVPDPADRLPGFRYDWTTTDGNVVGQVNQPEATVNLAGTYALEVTNPTNGCTQDLVVTVTQDTVKPGLQEPAPATLTCSQTMFTVTTGNPEPNVMYQWTSTDGTLEGPAISPDLSVSTPGTYVLTATNNLNACESAITWRVTEDVATPTVGLPAEIDLGCDPMPTGITAEVSTGDLNYTWRTGDGAILGASDSTAVTVDGAGIYVFTATNPANDCEASATIRVLENTLDSVLFDLSPITCETETARLQFNDAVGGVGPYLFSADGGMTYGTGISPRSLEPGTYELRAQDSRGCEVFDSITVDSFRNLQIDLPRSVTYAIGDSTALDLQTNFVLSDLDTIIWTPTRDLSCTDCLNPVASPSRTTTYDVLVRSVDGCTAMALINVQVDERLGVYFPTGFSPNGDGQNDRFHPFGDVDRVLSVSDFRIHDRWGNAVFEAEELPLNDPMSGWDGTFRGREVNPAVYVYSAVVVFLNGREVLVEGEVVVVR, from the coding sequence ATGACTTCTTTTTCTAAACTATTCACCATCTCCCTGCTATTGCTGTGTGGCAATCAGGTAGTGGCTCAGTGCAATGCCGCGGCCGATGCGGGCGAGCCCATCGTGATCTGCCCCGACGCTAGCGGGGCGGGCCTCGCTGGTACCGTTGACCTGGTGGGTGGGGAACTCCTCAGCGTTGAATGGTCCCCCGCCACCGCGGTTACCAGTGCGGACCAGGTCATGACCACCTTCACTGGCGACGAGACGACTACGATGACCTTCTCCGCCAGCGTGATCTATTCCGACAATAATCTGCTCGTCAACGGTGACTTCGAAAGCCCCGGGATGGTCTGGACGACCGAATACGAACCTGGCCCCGGTGGCGCTTTCGGGCCGCTCTCCGCGGAAGGGACTTACGTCGTCGACGTCAACGCCAGCAATACCCACAGTAACTTTGCGGCTTGTGATGACCACACCGGCGGTGGGCAGATGCTCGTCGTTAACGGCGCCACCCAGCCTAACGAGGAGATCTACTGCCAGGAGGTTACCGTGGACCCCAACACCGACTACGCCCTCCGCGCCTGGGTGCAATCCGTCATCAGCGAAAACCCCGCTCGGTTACAGTTTTCGGTGAACGGGCAGTTGATTGGAAATCTCTTCCGCCCCTCCTCCTCCGTTTGCAATTGGGGACAGTTCGACGACCGTTGGAACTCCGGCACGGCCACAACCGCCCGGATGTGTATCGTCAACCAAAATACCCAGAGCAGCGGTAATGACTTTGCCATTGACGACCTCTACTTTGGGCCAATCTGTGAAGTGACGGACGACGTCCTGGTCACCGTCGTGGAAGCGGAGATTGAGCTGGACGACGAATTTACCCTTCCCTGCAACATCCCGTCCGGAGGAACGGAGCTGGACGCTACCGGAACCACCACGGGGGCGAATTACTCCTACTTATGGACGACGGACGCCAACGGCAATATCGTCTCCGGCGCTACCACCCTTACTCCCAGCGTGGACCAGCCTGGCAACTACACCCTAACCCTATCTTACGATGACGGCACGACCGTCTGTACCGAATCCGCCACCATCCTTGTACGGGCCAACCCTAATATCCCCAGCGCGGTAGCAAATGAAGATGGTATCCTTACCTGCTCCAACGATCGCGTTACCCTTTCCGCAGCGGGTTCCAGTAGCGGGTCCTCCGTAAGTTATTTCTGGGAGGCGACCGTTGGGGGTAATATTGTCGGTAGCACCTCCGGGCTTACGGTTCAGGTGGACCAGCCCGGTACGTATACCCTCACCGTCGTCGGTTTCATGGGGTGTACGGCGACCCGTACGGTGGAAGTCCTCCAGGATCTGTCCACTCCTATTATGTCCATCGAACCAGTGGGGAATATCAGCTGCGACCAGCCGGAAGTGATCATTGACGGTGGGGCATCCGAAGTTGGCTCCAATATCACCTCATCGTGGGTAGCCTCCAACGGGGGGACGTTCGTGACTGGCCAGAATGGATACACCCCAACCGTGAGCAGCGCCGGTACCTATACCTTTCGGCTGACGAATACCGATACGGGATGCTTTACGGAGCAGGACGTCATCGTTACTGAGACTGCAGGGGAAGTCACTGCCCAGGCGAACGCTACCGGGGAGATCAACTGTGACGGGACCGGCTTGGCGATGCTCTCCGGCGTGGGCAGTACTACCGGTACGGGCATTAGTTACCAGTGGACGAGCACCGACGGCAGTTTCTCCGGCCCCACGAATGGTCTGATGGCTACCGCTACGTCCGCCGGTACCTACGTGCTCACCGTAACCAGCGCCGGTGGCTGTACGAACTCCACGTTCACTACCGTTACGTCCACTGATTTTGACGTGCCCATTACCCTTACTAGCCCATTGCCTTTCACCTGCGACCGCGCCCAGATCAACATTAATGCGGACGTGATGACCAGCGACCCGATCACCTACCAGTGGTCAACCGCCGACGGCAATATTGTGCAGGGGGGAGACTCCGCGAACCCACTGATCGACCAACCCGGTACTTACGTACTGACCGTCACGAATACGATCACGAACTGTACGGCATCGGAAGCCATTACCATCGATCCGGTCGCCGGGCTACCCGTGGCGAACGCGAATGAAGACCTGCGGCTGACCTGTACCACCACACAGGTTTTCCTGAACGCAACGGGCTCCAGCACCGGCCCGGAATTTACGAGTGTGTATCAGGATGCCGACGAAAATGTGCTCCCCACCATCGCCATCACCGAAGCGGGCCTCTACCGCCTCATCGTGACGAATACCGATACCGACTGCCAGGCCATCGACACCGTGATGGTTTTCGCCGATACCATTGCACCCAACGCACCCATTAATACACCGGGCTTAGAAATTACCTGCGATCGGCCAGAATTACTGATCGGAACGGACCAATTTGGATTGGGGTATACCTTCCAATGGTCTACGCCCGACGGGACTTTTTCCGGCCTGCCCACCGCGCCCAGCATCGCCGTTGAGGGGCCCGGTACCTACACGCTCGTGACCACAGACCCTAGTAACGGCTGCACCGACGAAAGTACCGTGACGATCACAGTGAACAACGCCATTCCAGATTTAAACATTGCTGATGTGTCCATCATCGACTGCCAAAACCCCACCCAGGAATTGATGGCTACGGACGTAGGAACCGGCAGTTTTGAATACGTTTGGACCACCACGGGGGGAAATATTTTGCAAGATGGCAATACCCTCACGCCCCTGATTGCCGCGGGTGGTGACTACCAGCTTATCGCGACCAACCCCGGTACAGGGTGTGCCGATACATTGAACGTAGTGGTAGACGAAAACGGTGCTCCACCGCCCGCCGCCATCACTGGTGACGACCTACTTACGTGTGATTTACCGCAGGTAGATCTGAGCGCGGCCGGCGTTATTCCCGGTGATTCTATCACCTATACCTGGTCGACTACCGACGGTACGCTGGCTTCAGATCCCGTAGCAACTTCTGCAGCGGCTACTGGTCCTGGTACTTACTTGCTCACGGTAGTCAACATCAATTCTGGCTGCCAGAGCGTGGCCTCGGTTACGCTCCTGCAGGACATCACGGCACCCGAAAATAGCCTCGACCAAAATAGTTATGCCCTTACCTGCAATACCAATTCGGTTATTCTCGAAGGGCTCACAACCCCGGTGTCGGGGCTGGAATATACCTGGACGGCTCCCGCCGGAAACACCCAACAGACGAGCGCTACTTCACAACTACTGGCGGACGTGACGGGCGATTTCACGCTGTCCGTACGCAACCCGGTCAATGGATGCGTTACGGAGCGAACGGTGCCGGTGGTCGTCGACCGGGCAGTTAACGCAGTCAGCCTCACCACGTCGGGTCAGATCAATTGCCGCGATGCTCAGATCGATCTGCTCGGCAGCGTCGCCGACCCCGCGGGCGACTTTTTCCCCCGCTTTATTGACGCCAGCGGTAACCCCGTTTCAGCGACGGATTTGACCGCCTCGGTGAGCACCATCGGCCGCTACGGTCTCATCGTTACCAACTCCGTAAACGGGTGCATGGATACCGCTTATGTTGATGTCACTGAGTCATTCACACCACCTGTCGCAAATGCTGGCAGCCCTTTCATGCTGAATTGTCGCAATCCGGAAATAGCTTTGGATGGGACGGGATCCACCCCCGGCGATACGATTGTCTACGCTTGGTCGTCCGTCACCGGCAACATCGTTTCCGGGGCCGGCACTGCAGCACCCACGGTGGATGCGGCTGGCCAGTACCGACTCGTGGTACTGAATACTGTCAACGGCTGCTCGGCCGATGATGCGGTTGTCATCACCGAAAATTTCTCCGCACCAACGGTAGATATGGCGCTGTCGCAGGTGCTGAGTTGTGGACAACCGGAGCAAACCCTCGTGCCCATGACAGGCTCAACGGTTGGAACGGACTACGCATGGTTCGAAGGCAACGTAAATGGGACACCGGTGGTAACCACTCCAGACCTCACTGTAGCGGAAGCCGGTACCTACGTCCTGGTGGCCACCAGCCGGAACACGGGGTGTGAAACGACGCGTACCGTTACGGTCACCGAAGACAAAACCATTCCCGTGGCCTCCATCACTGGCCCGGATGAGCTTAACTGTACACGCACCTCCCTCGCGCTGGAGGGGCAAAGCGCGGCGGGAAACGCCACTTTCGCATGGTCCACAACTGATGGTGTGGTAACCGGTGATCCAAGGGCCACCCAAATTGATCTTTCAGTGCCTGGGACTTACCAACTCATTACCCTCAACCCGGACAATGGATGTACGGATACCGTCCGCACGATCGTCGCCATCGACACGATGGCACCCGAGGTCAGGTTGATGCCCGTCCTGCAGCTCAACTGCGCTAACCCCACCACTGAGTTGGTGCCGGACCCCGCCGACCGCCTTCCCGGTTTCCGTTACGACTGGACTACGACGGATGGCAACGTGGTGGGGCAGGTCAATCAACCGGAAGCTACCGTCAACTTAGCCGGAACCTATGCGCTGGAGGTGACCAACCCCACCAATGGCTGTACCCAGGATTTAGTGGTGACCGTCACCCAGGATACCGTCAAACCGGGCTTGCAAGAACCCGCCCCTGCTACCCTTACTTGCAGCCAGACCATGTTCACCGTCACGACGGGGAATCCCGAGCCCAATGTGATGTACCAGTGGACGAGTACCGACGGTACCCTGGAAGGCCCCGCCATCAGTCCCGACCTGTCGGTATCTACTCCGGGCACCTACGTTCTGACGGCAACGAACAACCTCAACGCCTGTGAATCGGCCATTACCTGGCGCGTGACTGAAGACGTCGCAACGCCTACCGTCGGGTTGCCAGCTGAAATAGACCTGGGTTGCGACCCCATGCCGACGGGCATTACCGCCGAGGTAAGTACCGGAGACCTCAACTATACATGGAGAACGGGAGATGGAGCAATCCTCGGAGCGTCAGATTCCACCGCAGTTACCGTGGATGGCGCGGGGATTTACGTATTCACTGCCACCAACCCCGCCAACGATTGTGAAGCCAGCGCGACTATCCGCGTCCTGGAAAATACCCTGGACTCCGTCCTCTTCGATCTTTCCCCGATTACGTGTGAAACAGAGACGGCGCGCCTCCAATTCAACGACGCCGTCGGTGGGGTAGGGCCCTACCTCTTTTCCGCGGACGGCGGGATGACCTACGGGACGGGAATTTCCCCCCGTAGCTTGGAGCCAGGAACCTATGAGTTGCGGGCTCAGGACAGTCGGGGCTGTGAGGTTTTCGATTCGATCACCGTGGATTCCTTTCGCAACCTGCAGATCGATCTGCCCCGCTCCGTCACGTATGCGATTGGCGATAGCACTGCCCTCGATCTCCAAACGAACTTCGTGTTGTCCGATTTGGATACCATCATCTGGACGCCAACCCGCGATTTAAGCTGTACGGATTGCCTTAATCCGGTAGCCAGCCCGTCACGCACAACGACTTATGACGTGCTGGTCCGCTCAGTGGACGGTTGTACCGCGATGGCACTCATCAACGTGCAGGTGGATGAACGTTTAGGGGTCTACTTCCCTACGGGTTTCTCCCCCAACGGCGACGGGCAGAACGACCGTTTCCACCCCTTCGGTGACGTGGATCGCGTATTGAGCGTTAGTGATTTTCGAATTCACGATCGGTGGGGGAATGCCGTCTTTGAAGCCGAAGAACTGCCCTTGAATGATCCCATGTCGGGTTGGGACGGTACTTTCCGTGGGCGGGAGGTGAACCCCGCCGTGTACGTCTATTCGGCCGTGGTGGTATTCCTGAATGGCCGTGAGGTACTCGTGGAGGGGGAGGTAGTTGTTGTCCGATAA